The Cohaesibacter intestini genome has a window encoding:
- a CDS encoding Leu/Phe/Val dehydrogenase, producing MLFCSDAKSGLKAIIAVHNTHLGPAIGGCRMWDYASADEALTDALRLSKGMTYKNALAGLPHGGGKSVIIGNAHTDKSPALLKAFAHHVKCLADRYVTAEDVGITSADADLMATIAPNVGGTSEAGLGDPSPYTALGVYCGIKAAAHHVFGNDDLTGKHVSLQGLGNVGFRVAEHLHRDGAKLIVSDVWEPSLTRAVDAFGATTISPEEAHRVPCDIFAPCALGAGLNRHTIPDIQAAIVAGAANNQLEQTTDGALLASRGILYAPDYVINAGGVIAVAEPVSASAHASVTRRTEAIGDTLSAIFAEATRTGEPTALIADRMAEQRFRG from the coding sequence GTGTTGTTTTGCAGCGATGCCAAAAGTGGCCTGAAAGCCATCATTGCCGTGCACAACACCCATCTTGGACCGGCGATTGGCGGCTGCCGCATGTGGGACTATGCCAGCGCTGACGAAGCCCTGACCGATGCTCTGCGCCTGTCCAAAGGCATGACCTACAAGAATGCGCTGGCGGGTCTTCCCCATGGTGGCGGCAAGTCGGTGATCATCGGCAATGCCCATACGGACAAGAGCCCCGCGCTGCTCAAGGCTTTTGCCCATCACGTCAAATGCCTGGCCGATCGCTATGTGACCGCAGAAGATGTCGGCATCACCAGTGCCGACGCAGACCTGATGGCCACCATTGCCCCCAATGTCGGCGGCACCAGCGAAGCAGGCCTTGGTGACCCCAGCCCCTATACGGCGCTCGGGGTCTATTGCGGCATCAAGGCCGCGGCTCATCATGTCTTTGGCAATGATGATCTGACCGGCAAGCATGTATCCCTGCAAGGTCTGGGCAATGTCGGCTTCCGCGTGGCAGAGCATTTGCACAGGGATGGGGCCAAGCTGATTGTGTCTGACGTCTGGGAACCTAGCCTCACCCGCGCCGTCGATGCCTTTGGGGCCACAACCATATCGCCAGAAGAAGCCCATCGGGTGCCATGCGATATCTTTGCACCTTGTGCGCTGGGGGCAGGCCTCAATCGCCACACCATTCCGGACATTCAGGCGGCGATCGTGGCGGGAGCCGCCAACAATCAGCTCGAACAGACCACCGACGGGGCCTTGCTCGCCAGTCGCGGCATTCTCTATGCGCCGGATTATGTCATCAATGCGGGCGGCGTCATCGCCGTGGCAGAACCAGTCAGCGCCAGCGCGCACGCCAGTGTTACGCGCCGCACAGAGGCCATTGGAGACACCCTCTCTGCCATCTTTGCCGAAGCGACACGCACCGGAGAGCCCACCGCCCTGATCGCCGACCGGATGGCTGAACAGCGTTTTAGGGGCTGA
- a CDS encoding DUF1007 family protein: MTRSAIAWSLAAMLSVMLSVPTAKAHPHVWTAVKTELIMKDSLVRAVRHHWTFDEAFSAFASQGLDEDGDGKLSRAELQPLAQVNVESLEEYEFFSDLYEEGTAATKERIFGDPVDYFLTIDDTQLTLHFTLPVLVEVDAKKKVLLEVYDPSFFVDFAFSSKQPATLVDAPKGCKMDLKMAQDLDSDTMDALAQIPADQRELPEELMKLTVTMANQVILTCK; the protein is encoded by the coding sequence ATGACGAGATCCGCGATTGCCTGGAGTCTCGCAGCCATGCTGTCTGTTATGTTGTCCGTCCCGACGGCCAAGGCTCATCCTCATGTCTGGACGGCGGTGAAAACCGAGCTGATCATGAAAGACAGTCTGGTGCGTGCTGTGCGCCATCACTGGACCTTTGATGAGGCCTTCAGCGCCTTTGCCTCGCAGGGGCTGGATGAGGATGGGGACGGCAAACTGTCGCGGGCCGAGTTGCAGCCGCTGGCGCAGGTCAATGTGGAATCGCTTGAGGAATATGAGTTCTTCTCCGACCTGTATGAAGAAGGAACCGCTGCGACCAAGGAACGGATCTTTGGAGATCCGGTGGATTATTTCCTGACGATCGATGACACGCAATTGACCTTGCATTTCACCTTGCCGGTGCTGGTGGAGGTCGATGCCAAGAAGAAGGTTCTGCTCGAGGTGTATGACCCGAGTTTCTTTGTTGATTTTGCCTTCTCCTCCAAGCAACCCGCCACGCTGGTCGATGCGCCGAAGGGCTGCAAGATGGATTTGAAAATGGCGCAGGATCTCGACAGCGACACGATGGATGCGTTGGCTCAGATTCCGGCGGATCAGCGCGAGTTGCCCGAAGAATTGATGAAATTGACGGTCACGATGGCCAATCAGGTGATTCTCACATGCAAGTAA
- a CDS encoding nickel/cobalt transporter produces MAVACWLLAAPEAFAALSPFGVAIPDTTGPVTTTGLWGEVQGWILARQSEFYLALKDAVKQVENNPTALILLLGLSFAYGVFHAAGPGHGKVVLTTYLFASGATARRGALLALIAAMVQASVAVILIGIAAVALNLTAMAITQTAQLLELGSYVLFVLLGGWLLLRAWRGTAEQIRAGAASQPHVHSDHEDHHDHDHDHDHGHHHDHHHEGSCGCGHSHAPSVETVEQVKGLRGMVLAVLSMGLRPCSGALIVLVFALSQKVFWAGILAAYAMGLGTGLTIAILALVAVYARSFSQGLVSRGLSSQWVNWFGIVLLAAGGVIVMGFGLVLLLANLL; encoded by the coding sequence ATGGCAGTGGCCTGTTGGTTGTTGGCTGCGCCAGAGGCCTTTGCTGCGCTTTCGCCCTTTGGAGTGGCCATTCCGGACACCACAGGTCCAGTGACCACGACCGGTTTGTGGGGCGAGGTTCAAGGCTGGATCCTTGCCCGGCAATCCGAATTTTATCTGGCGCTGAAGGATGCGGTGAAACAGGTGGAGAATAACCCGACAGCGCTTATCCTGCTGTTGGGGCTATCTTTCGCCTATGGGGTGTTTCATGCGGCCGGTCCCGGCCATGGCAAGGTGGTGCTGACCACATATCTGTTTGCTTCTGGCGCGACGGCGCGGCGCGGGGCGCTTTTGGCGTTGATCGCGGCAATGGTGCAGGCCTCGGTGGCGGTCATTCTGATTGGGATTGCAGCCGTGGCGCTCAATCTCACCGCGATGGCCATCACCCAGACCGCGCAATTGCTCGAACTTGGCTCCTATGTCCTGTTCGTGCTGCTCGGAGGCTGGTTGCTGCTGCGGGCCTGGCGGGGCACTGCCGAGCAGATCAGGGCCGGGGCAGCGTCACAGCCTCATGTCCATTCCGATCATGAGGATCACCACGATCACGATCATGACCACGATCATGGTCATCATCATGATCACCACCATGAGGGTAGTTGCGGTTGTGGTCACAGCCATGCGCCGAGTGTTGAAACGGTCGAGCAGGTCAAGGGGCTGCGCGGCATGGTTCTGGCGGTGCTGTCGATGGGCCTGCGTCCCTGTTCGGGGGCCTTGATTGTGCTGGTCTTCGCCCTGTCACAAAAGGTGTTCTGGGCGGGTATTCTTGCGGCCTATGCGATGGGGCTGGGGACCGGGCTGACCATCGCCATTCTGGCATTGGTTGCCGTCTATGCCCGCAGCTTTTCGCAAGGGCTGGTATCGCGCGGTCTGTCGAGCCAGTGGGTTAACTGGTTCGGTATTGTGTTGCTGGCCGCAGGTGGCGTGATCGTCATGGGCTTTGGGTTGGTCCTGTTGCTGGCAAACCTGCTCTAG
- a CDS encoding response regulator, whose protein sequence is MTFNRDVPTAQVPPRKSLRIVIADDHALVRDGIRARLEMIDNLDIVAEASDGFEAVNLTRLHNPDIVMLDISMPNCNGLEAARMIRSENSKCRILFLSMHDNAEYVKAAVDAGANGYLLKDVCTSGMTSAIASVAAGGFYVSKNISLDALKDDGDKAASNPYNLTERELDVLKGIAEGKANKAIASELGIGVRTVESHRQRMREKIGGGNAAQLTHIAMEMGLINSGSTDKLAP, encoded by the coding sequence ATGACCTTCAACAGAGACGTCCCCACCGCACAGGTTCCCCCCCGCAAGAGCCTGCGCATTGTCATCGCCGACGATCATGCTCTCGTGCGTGACGGCATCCGCGCCCGTCTGGAGATGATCGACAATCTGGACATTGTGGCGGAGGCCTCCGATGGCTTTGAGGCGGTCAATCTGACCCGTCTGCACAATCCGGACATCGTCATGCTCGACATATCGATGCCCAATTGCAACGGTCTGGAAGCGGCCCGCATGATCCGCTCGGAAAACAGCAAATGCCGCATTCTGTTCTTGTCAATGCATGACAATGCCGAATATGTCAAAGCGGCCGTGGATGCAGGCGCCAATGGCTATCTGCTCAAGGATGTCTGCACCTCCGGCATGACCTCGGCCATCGCTTCGGTTGCTGCAGGTGGCTTCTATGTCTCGAAAAACATCTCTCTGGATGCCCTCAAGGATGACGGCGACAAGGCCGCCAGCAATCCCTACAATCTCACCGAGCGCGAGCTTGATGTCCTCAAAGGCATTGCCGAGGGCAAAGCCAACAAGGCGATTGCCAGCGAATTGGGGATCGGTGTCAGAACGGTAGAAAGCCATCGCCAGCGGATGCGCGAGAAAATTGGTGGCGGCAATGCGGCCCAACTGACTCACATCGCCATGGAAATGGGCCTGATCAATTCGGGCTCCACCGACAAGCTGGCACCCTAG
- a CDS encoding cache domain-containing protein — protein sequence MQKAPTTKASDMRGNLPFKLKILMIAILPIILASALTSWVIHIGANRLIEIETSLIEQRILTFRQKELENYASLALTAIDHEYSHAQVPSQDAKQAVIRILNNLNYGNDGYFFAYDRSGTSLVNAPTPELIGANLWYIKDKDGKFIIQGLMKQAINGGGFFTYRWNKPSTKTETQKLSYATYLPKWGWMLGTGLYLDDIEQQVVAFRSDMLKEIRKAETVLFLVALLAVVVTAIAIAAVNYNEHKLADVRLKALTRRIVDVQEEERKRVSHDLHDGINQLLVSVRHRVELAREQLGDPVKAKQLLTKSMAILDTSIADVRRMSKALHPSALDNIGLAVAVRELAKDFEESTRITTRVKTDPIGDRIEETAKIAIYRVLQEALTNIARHSKASHVDISLTIDDTLNKVTLQIADNGIGLKNPDQVPHPDGLGLRNMAERMESHGGTMSIRNGNHGGVELIAHMPQI from the coding sequence ATGCAAAAAGCACCAACGACCAAAGCCTCAGACATGCGCGGCAACCTGCCCTTCAAGCTGAAGATCCTGATGATCGCCATCCTACCGATCATTCTTGCATCCGCCCTGACGAGCTGGGTCATTCATATTGGTGCAAACCGACTGATCGAGATCGAGACATCCCTGATCGAACAGCGGATCCTGACCTTCCGCCAGAAGGAGCTGGAAAATTACGCGTCACTGGCGCTGACTGCCATCGATCATGAATATTCCCACGCGCAAGTGCCAAGCCAGGATGCAAAACAGGCGGTCATTCGGATCCTCAACAATCTGAACTATGGCAATGACGGCTACTTCTTTGCCTATGACCGATCTGGCACCAGTCTGGTCAATGCCCCAACGCCCGAGCTGATTGGCGCCAATCTCTGGTATATCAAGGATAAAGACGGCAAGTTCATCATTCAGGGCCTGATGAAACAGGCGATCAATGGTGGCGGCTTCTTCACCTACCGCTGGAACAAGCCCTCCACCAAAACCGAAACCCAGAAGCTGAGCTATGCCACCTATCTGCCCAAATGGGGCTGGATGCTTGGCACCGGGCTCTATCTCGATGACATCGAACAGCAGGTCGTCGCTTTCCGCAGTGATATGCTCAAGGAAATCCGCAAGGCCGAAACCGTCCTGTTTCTGGTTGCCCTGTTGGCTGTGGTCGTCACGGCCATCGCCATCGCCGCTGTCAACTATAATGAGCACAAACTGGCCGACGTCCGCCTGAAGGCGCTGACCCGGCGCATTGTTGACGTGCAGGAAGAAGAACGCAAACGCGTCTCCCATGACCTCCATGACGGCATCAACCAGTTGCTGGTCAGCGTGCGACATCGGGTCGAGTTGGCTCGCGAGCAACTGGGCGATCCAGTCAAGGCCAAACAGTTGCTGACCAAAAGCATGGCCATTCTGGATACCTCCATTGCCGATGTTCGCCGGATGTCCAAGGCCCTGCATCCTTCTGCACTTGACAATATCGGCCTTGCGGTCGCCGTGCGCGAACTGGCGAAAGACTTCGAGGAAAGCACGCGCATCACCACCCGGGTCAAGACAGACCCTATCGGCGACAGGATCGAGGAAACGGCCAAAATCGCCATCTATCGTGTTCTGCAAGAGGCACTGACCAACATTGCCCGCCATTCCAAAGCCAGCCATGTCGACATTTCTCTCACGATCGATGACACCCTCAACAAGGTCACGCTGCAGATTGCCGACAATGGTATCGGGTTGAAAAACCCCGATCAGGTCCCCCATCCCGACGGATTGGGCCTGCGCAACATGGCCGAGCGCATGGAGAGCCATGGCGGTACCATGTCGATCCGCAATGGCAACCATGGTGGTGTCGAACTGATCGCTCACATGCCCCAAATCTGA
- a CDS encoding TRAP transporter substrate-binding protein: MDRRSFLKQASLVSGAAAASTLAAPAIAQNKRTLRMVTTWPKNFPGLGTAAQKLADNITAMTDGRLTVKLYSAGELVPAFECFDAVSTGSADLYHGAEYYWQGKHKAFNFFATVPMGLTASEMDAWMYHGGGQQLWDELAGKFNIKAFMAGNTGVQMGGWFTKEINAVDDLKGLKIRMPGLGGEVLRRLGASAVSLPGGEVFPSLQSGAIDATEWVGPWNDLAFGFYKITKFYYYPGFHEPGTAMSCGFNLDVFNSLSAADQAIVQQACKAATADAYAEFNANNGRALNTLLTKHGVQLKKFPDEVFDAIAKAADEVVAEVAAEDEFTGRVLESFSAARKELAGWGSIADQTYALYRNRAMGLARDV, encoded by the coding sequence ATGGATCGCCGATCTTTTCTGAAACAAGCCAGCCTCGTCTCCGGTGCCGCGGCTGCCTCCACGCTCGCGGCGCCTGCCATCGCCCAGAACAAACGCACCTTGCGGATGGTGACGACATGGCCGAAGAATTTTCCCGGTCTTGGTACGGCAGCTCAGAAGCTGGCTGACAATATCACGGCAATGACCGACGGGCGTTTGACGGTCAAGCTCTATTCCGCAGGCGAACTGGTGCCGGCCTTTGAATGCTTCGATGCCGTTTCTACCGGGTCAGCCGACCTCTATCACGGGGCAGAATATTACTGGCAGGGCAAACATAAGGCCTTCAACTTCTTTGCCACGGTGCCGATGGGGCTGACCGCCAGTGAAATGGATGCATGGATGTATCATGGCGGTGGTCAGCAACTCTGGGACGAGTTGGCTGGCAAGTTCAACATCAAGGCTTTCATGGCTGGCAATACCGGCGTCCAGATGGGTGGCTGGTTCACCAAGGAAATCAATGCTGTTGATGATCTCAAAGGCCTGAAAATCCGCATGCCGGGTCTTGGGGGTGAAGTGCTGCGTCGTCTTGGGGCTTCCGCTGTGTCTTTGCCCGGCGGGGAGGTTTTCCCCTCCTTGCAATCCGGGGCGATCGACGCAACCGAATGGGTCGGTCCTTGGAACGATCTGGCCTTCGGCTTCTACAAGATCACCAAATTCTACTATTATCCGGGCTTCCATGAGCCGGGGACGGCCATGTCCTGTGGCTTCAATCTCGATGTCTTCAACAGCCTGTCGGCTGCCGATCAGGCGATCGTTCAGCAGGCTTGCAAGGCTGCGACCGCTGACGCCTATGCCGAGTTCAATGCCAACAATGGCCGGGCACTCAATACGCTGCTGACCAAGCATGGCGTGCAGTTGAAGAAGTTCCCCGATGAAGTGTTCGACGCCATCGCAAAGGCTGCCGATGAGGTGGTTGCTGAAGTGGCCGCGGAAGATGAATTTACAGGCCGTGTGCTCGAAAGTTTCTCGGCAGCACGCAAGGAGCTTGCGGGCTGGGGCAGCATTGCTGACCAGACCTACGCTCTTTATCGCAACCGTGCCATGGGGTTGGCGCGCGACGTCTGA
- a CDS encoding TRAP transporter substrate-binding protein: MDRRSFLKKASLASGAAAATTLAAPAIAQDKRTLKMVTTWPKNFPGLGTGAQRVADRITAMTDGRLTVKLYAAGELVPAFESFDAVSTGTADMYHGAEYYWQGKHPAFNFFTAVPMGLTANELDAWINNAGGQELWDELSAKFNIKPFMAGNTGVQMGGWFNKEINTLEDLKGLKMRMPGLGGEVLRRLGASAVALPGGEIFPSLQSGAIDATEWVGPWNDLAFGFYKITKFYYYPGFHEPGSGLASGVNLDVFNSLSKGDQAIVQNACLAENNFMFSEFNAKNGAALETLLNKHKVNLKQFPDDVFDAIGKVSEEVVAEVAKTDDLSKRIYDSYIKARKDVGDWNRIAEQTYTANRDRVLG, encoded by the coding sequence ATGGATCGTCGTTCCTTTTTGAAGAAAGCCAGCCTTGCTTCTGGCGCAGCTGCAGCAACCACGCTTGCAGCTCCAGCAATTGCGCAGGATAAGCGCACGCTGAAAATGGTCACCACTTGGCCGAAAAACTTCCCCGGTCTTGGCACCGGTGCTCAGCGCGTCGCTGACCGCATCACTGCGATGACCGATGGTCGCCTGACCGTCAAGCTCTATGCTGCTGGCGAACTGGTGCCTGCATTCGAAAGCTTTGATGCCGTTTCTACCGGCACCGCCGACATGTATCACGGTGCTGAATATTACTGGCAGGGCAAGCACCCGGCTTTCAACTTCTTTACCGCCGTACCAATGGGCCTGACGGCAAACGAGCTGGATGCCTGGATCAACAATGCCGGTGGTCAGGAATTGTGGGATGAGCTGTCCGCCAAGTTCAACATCAAGCCTTTCATGGCTGGCAATACCGGTGTTCAGATGGGCGGTTGGTTTAACAAGGAAATCAACACCCTTGAAGATCTCAAAGGCCTGAAAATGCGTATGCCTGGGCTCGGCGGTGAAGTGCTGCGTCGCCTTGGTGCGTCTGCCGTGGCTCTGCCGGGTGGCGAAATCTTCCCATCCCTGCAGTCGGGCGCAATTGACGCGACCGAGTGGGTGGGGCCTTGGAATGATCTGGCCTTCGGCTTCTACAAGATCACCAAATTCTACTACTATCCTGGTTTCCACGAGCCAGGTTCAGGGCTTGCTTCGGGCGTCAATCTTGACGTGTTCAACAGCCTGTCGAAAGGGGATCAGGCGATTGTTCAGAATGCATGTCTGGCTGAAAACAACTTCATGTTCTCCGAGTTCAACGCCAAAAACGGTGCCGCTCTGGAAACCCTGCTGAACAAGCACAAGGTCAATCTGAAGCAGTTCCCTGATGATGTCTTTGATGCCATCGGCAAGGTGTCTGAGGAAGTGGTTGCGGAAGTGGCCAAAACCGACGACCTGTCCAAGCGCATCTATGACAGCTACATCAAGGCACGCAAGGATGTGGGTGACTGGAACCGCATTGCCGAGCAGACCTACACCGCCAACCGCGACCGCGTGTTGGGATAA
- a CDS encoding TRAP transporter small permease subunit yields MRALADLIDRVNVVTGQTLAWFTLFIVLIQFTVVLMRYVFGVGSIWMQELIVYLHAFLFMLASAYTFSKEGHVRVDIFYREARARTKAYVNLFGAAFLVIPVCVLIVFASWHYVANSWAILEGSQETSGIQARFLLKSAIIGFAVQMGLQAFVMMVRSWYALQGDEQELRRLQQMGGSH; encoded by the coding sequence ATGCGCGCTCTCGCGGACCTGATCGATCGGGTCAATGTTGTGACAGGCCAGACGTTGGCATGGTTCACACTCTTCATCGTTCTCATACAATTTACCGTCGTACTGATGCGCTATGTGTTTGGCGTTGGTTCCATCTGGATGCAGGAACTGATCGTCTATTTGCATGCTTTCCTGTTCATGCTTGCTTCCGCCTATACCTTCTCCAAGGAAGGCCATGTGCGCGTCGATATTTTCTATCGCGAAGCGCGCGCGCGGACGAAGGCTTATGTCAATCTGTTCGGCGCGGCCTTTCTGGTCATTCCCGTCTGCGTGCTGATCGTGTTTGCTTCCTGGCACTATGTTGCCAACAGCTGGGCGATCTTGGAAGGCAGTCAGGAAACCTCGGGCATTCAGGCGCGGTTCCTCTTGAAAAGTGCGATCATCGGGTTCGCTGTGCAAATGGGGCTGCAGGCCTTCGTGATGATGGTGCGCAGCTGGTACGCCCTGCAGGGCGATGAACAAGAGCTGCGTCGTCTGCAGCAAATGGGTGGGAGCCACTAA
- a CDS encoding TRAP transporter large permease produces MEAFAHILDLLMFGAACVVLMLGFPVAFTLAGVALAFALIGWSAGAFDMSFLSALPQRIFGTMSNEVLIAVPLFVFMGVTLERSKVAEELLDTMGRLMGSVHGGLGIAVSIVGALLAASTGIVGATVVTMGLLSLPTMLKRGYSPELACGSIAAAGTLGQIIPPSIVLVILGDQLSNAYQKAQLEMGIFSPETVSVGDLFAGALLPGLMLVGFYIIYQVVIAILKPSSAPSIPKAENPGVTGKEILHALVPPILLILAVLGSILGGIATPTEAAAVGAVGAILLAGYRLDEDHSWPIFLAAVALVAVLVLTANMDLRVARDVIPASDQIAIYAAAFFVLVLMFGIVTAIIRLIKTGVLKPVMEGTTQVTSMVFVILIGASLFSLVFRGLGGEEMIQEALSNIPGGAIGAMIAVMVLMFFLGFFLDFLEIVFVVVPMVAPVLLQMEMPNGEPMSPVWLGIMMAVNLQTSFLTPPFGFALFYLRGVAPPTVRTSQIYRGIIPFVMIQICALVLLWYLPALATWLPTVIYG; encoded by the coding sequence ATGGAAGCGTTCGCTCATATTCTTGATCTTTTGATGTTTGGGGCTGCCTGTGTCGTGTTGATGCTAGGCTTCCCGGTGGCCTTCACGCTGGCCGGTGTCGCGCTTGCTTTCGCATTGATCGGTTGGTCGGCCGGTGCCTTCGACATGTCGTTCCTGTCGGCTCTGCCACAGCGTATTTTCGGCACCATGAGCAACGAGGTGCTGATTGCTGTGCCTTTGTTTGTCTTTATGGGTGTAACACTGGAGCGCTCCAAGGTGGCCGAAGAGCTGCTCGACACGATGGGACGCCTGATGGGATCGGTTCACGGCGGGCTTGGTATTGCCGTGTCCATCGTGGGGGCCTTGCTGGCCGCTTCGACCGGGATTGTCGGTGCGACCGTTGTGACCATGGGGCTGTTGTCGCTGCCAACCATGCTCAAGCGCGGCTATTCACCGGAATTGGCCTGTGGCTCGATTGCCGCCGCCGGTACGTTGGGGCAGATCATTCCACCGTCCATCGTGCTTGTCATTCTGGGTGACCAGCTATCCAACGCCTATCAGAAGGCGCAGCTGGAAATGGGGATCTTCTCACCAGAGACCGTGTCTGTTGGTGACCTGTTTGCCGGTGCCTTGTTGCCGGGTCTGATGCTCGTTGGCTTCTATATCATCTATCAGGTGGTGATTGCCATTCTCAAGCCAAGCTCCGCACCATCCATTCCGAAGGCTGAAAATCCGGGTGTGACGGGCAAGGAAATCCTTCATGCGCTGGTGCCGCCGATCCTTCTGATCCTTGCAGTGCTCGGTTCTATCCTTGGTGGCATCGCCACGCCAACCGAAGCGGCTGCCGTGGGGGCTGTCGGTGCGATCCTGCTGGCTGGTTATCGTCTGGACGAAGACCACAGCTGGCCGATCTTTCTGGCGGCGGTGGCGCTTGTCGCGGTGCTGGTGCTGACGGCCAACATGGACTTGCGTGTGGCGCGGGACGTCATTCCGGCATCTGATCAGATTGCGATCTATGCTGCGGCCTTTTTCGTGCTGGTTCTGATGTTTGGCATTGTGACTGCAATCATCCGGCTCATCAAAACCGGCGTTCTCAAGCCGGTGATGGAAGGAACGACGCAGGTTACCTCCATGGTGTTCGTCATTTTGATCGGTGCGTCGCTCTTCTCGCTGGTCTTCCGTGGCCTTGGCGGCGAGGAAATGATTCAGGAAGCCCTGTCGAATATTCCCGGTGGTGCCATTGGCGCCATGATCGCGGTGATGGTGCTGATGTTCTTCCTCGGCTTCTTCCTCGATTTCCTCGAAATTGTCTTCGTGGTCGTGCCAATGGTTGCGCCGGTTCTGTTGCAGATGGAAATGCCAAACGGGGAGCCGATGAGCCCGGTCTGGCTGGGAATTATGATGGCCGTGAACCTGCAGACGTCCTTCCTGACGCCACCCTTCGGGTTCGCTCTGTTCTATCTGCGCGGTGTGGCACCACCAACCGTGCGGACGTCGCAGATCTATCGGGGTATCATTCCGTTCGTTATGATCCAGATCTGTGCGTTGGTCCTGCTGTGGTATCTGCCGGCTCTGGCTACCTGGTTGCCGACGGTGATCTATGGTTGA